The Ananas comosus cultivar F153 linkage group 2, ASM154086v1, whole genome shotgun sequence genome contains a region encoding:
- the LOC109706602 gene encoding pathogenesis-related protein 5-like isoform X1 — protein METETSYSMLFSFVSIFVLMFQPSMCSTSFTVSNNCPRTIWPGTLAGAGTPQLPTTGFRLDSGQTVRILAPPGWSGRIWARTGCEFDSDGAGICQTGDCGGRMECGGAGALPPTTLFEITLGKGTDEDYYDVSLVDGYNLPVVVVPRVQHGRCNATGCITDLNRGCPRELQVECGDGVVACKSACEAFGLDQYCCSGEFANPSTCKPSFYSSIFKTACPRAYSYAFDDGTSTFTCKAYDYTVVFCPPATGYIYMMKRSDDTLVGQPVDGGDHSRDQSLEMASSSSKRSFHKLLLLLGLLNMIMIN, from the exons aTGGAAACAGAAACCTCATATTCTATGCTCTTCTCCTTTGTTTCAATCTTTGTTCTTATGTTCCAACCTTCAATGTGTTCTACTTCTTTCACTGTATCTAACAATTGCCCTCGGACCATTTGGCCCGGGACTTTGGCCGGGGCGGGGACACCGCAGTTGCCGACAACCGGGTTCAGGCTCGACTCGGGCCAGACCGTGCGAATACTCGCCCCGCCGGGATGGTCGGGCCGGATTTGGGCTCGAACCGGATGTGAATTCGACAGCGACGGGGCAGGCATTTGCCAGACGGGAGATTGCGGAGGACGAATGGAGTGCGGCGGTGCTGGGGCCCTCCCTCCGACCACGTTGTTCGAGATCACTCTCGGGAAGGGCACCGACGAGGACTACTACGACGTGAGCCTCGTCGACGGGTACAATCTACCAGTCGTCGTCGTCCCGAGGGTACAACACGGCAGGTGCAATGCAACTGGGTGCATTACGGATCTCAACCGTG GTTGCCCGAGGGAGCTGCAGGTGGAGTGCGGGGACGGGGTGGTGGCGTGCAAGAGCGCGTGCGAGGCGTTCGGTCTCGACCAGTACTGCTGCAGCGGAGAGTTTGCGAACCCCAGTACTTGCAAGCCGTCCTTCTACTCGTCGATCTTCAAAACTGCGTGCCCGCGAGCCTACAGCTATGCTTTCGACGACGGAACCAGCACTTTCACCTGCAAGGCCTATGACTACACCGTTGTCTTCTGTCCTCCAGCTactgggtatatatatat GATGAAGAGGTCAGATGATACATTGGTTGGCCAACCTGTCGACGGTGGGGATCATAGTAGAGATCAATCGTTGGAGATGGCCTCATCTTCAAGCAAAAGATCCTTCCACAAATTGCTGCTTCTTCTAGGCTTGCTAAACATgataatgattaattaa
- the LOC109706602 gene encoding pathogenesis-related protein 5-like isoform X2 yields METETSYSMLFSFVSIFVLMFQPSMCSTSFTVSNNCPRTIWPGTLAGAGTPQLPTTGFRLDSGQTVRILAPPGWSGRIWARTGCEFDSDGAGICQTGDCGGRMECGGAGALPPTTLFEITLGKGTDEDYYDVSLVDGYNLPVVVVPRVQHGRCNATGCITDLNRGCPRELQVECGDGVVACKSACEAFGLDQYCCSGEFANPSTCKPSFYSSIFKTACPRAYSYAFDDGTSTFTCKAYDYTVVFCPPATGMKRSDDTLVGQPVDGGDHSRDQSLEMASSSSKRSFHKLLLLLGLLNMIMIN; encoded by the exons aTGGAAACAGAAACCTCATATTCTATGCTCTTCTCCTTTGTTTCAATCTTTGTTCTTATGTTCCAACCTTCAATGTGTTCTACTTCTTTCACTGTATCTAACAATTGCCCTCGGACCATTTGGCCCGGGACTTTGGCCGGGGCGGGGACACCGCAGTTGCCGACAACCGGGTTCAGGCTCGACTCGGGCCAGACCGTGCGAATACTCGCCCCGCCGGGATGGTCGGGCCGGATTTGGGCTCGAACCGGATGTGAATTCGACAGCGACGGGGCAGGCATTTGCCAGACGGGAGATTGCGGAGGACGAATGGAGTGCGGCGGTGCTGGGGCCCTCCCTCCGACCACGTTGTTCGAGATCACTCTCGGGAAGGGCACCGACGAGGACTACTACGACGTGAGCCTCGTCGACGGGTACAATCTACCAGTCGTCGTCGTCCCGAGGGTACAACACGGCAGGTGCAATGCAACTGGGTGCATTACGGATCTCAACCGTG GTTGCCCGAGGGAGCTGCAGGTGGAGTGCGGGGACGGGGTGGTGGCGTGCAAGAGCGCGTGCGAGGCGTTCGGTCTCGACCAGTACTGCTGCAGCGGAGAGTTTGCGAACCCCAGTACTTGCAAGCCGTCCTTCTACTCGTCGATCTTCAAAACTGCGTGCCCGCGAGCCTACAGCTATGCTTTCGACGACGGAACCAGCACTTTCACCTGCAAGGCCTATGACTACACCGTTGTCTTCTGTCCTCCAGCTactgg GATGAAGAGGTCAGATGATACATTGGTTGGCCAACCTGTCGACGGTGGGGATCATAGTAGAGATCAATCGTTGGAGATGGCCTCATCTTCAAGCAAAAGATCCTTCCACAAATTGCTGCTTCTTCTAGGCTTGCTAAACATgataatgattaattaa
- the LOC109706593 gene encoding UPF0725 protein At4g29550-like: MMKLHEEKKEEEETCRCGKCEVGEKNRCGKCEELEEKNKKKKNIVDYEYSSGEDDDYVWPNGERRRTREEWARYYKQIEESEGFDVDPFTGDLELGLRGAEDYDSEPIIKCAKAAIERFNSENNTSYEFLKLEKITCIIASGLEYRLTFRAADGETEPKMFQAITFLGIDDSIIVDFCRLKSTASL, from the exons ATGATGAAACTGCatgaggagaagaaagaggaggaggagacctGCAGGTGTGGAAAATGTGAAGTAGGGGAAAAGAATCGGTGTGGAAAATGTGAAGAATTAGaggaaaagaataagaagaaaaagaatattgTGGATTATGAGTATTCGTCGGGAGAGGATGACGATTACGTCTGGCCAAATGGTGAGCGCAGAAGGACCCGCGAAGAATGGGCTAGATATTATAAACAAATTGAGGAAAGCGag GGATTTGACGTTGATCCGTTTACGGGCGATTTGGAGCTTGGTCTTAGAGGGGCAGAGGATTATGATTCCGAGCCTATCATCAAATGTGCAAAAGCAGCTATTGAACGTTTTAACAGTGAGAAT AATACGAGCTATGAGTTTTTGAAGTTAGAGAAGATAACTTGCATTATTGCATCGGGATTGGAGTATCGTCTTACTTTTCGAGCAGCAGATGGTGAAACCGAACCCAAAATGTTCCAAGCTATAACATTTCTTGGGATAGATGATAGTATCATTGTTGACTTCTGCAGGCTTAAGTCCACTGCTAGTTTGTAA